A genomic window from Sporosarcina sp. Marseille-Q4063 includes:
- a CDS encoding DUF948 domain-containing protein, giving the protein MDFLLYASALIAALSLLLIAIFVVITLKSAKQTMGDVSETLKRVENKIGGITKQSEQLLEKTNQIAQDAEVKMQNFESLSTTAKDLNKTTNYMDQSFKQISDKVANPPKKYSELMQQTNAITEVAARLYYGFKREQEKRR; this is encoded by the coding sequence ATGGATTTTTTATTGTACGCTAGTGCGCTCATCGCCGCTCTTTCTTTATTATTAATCGCAATTTTTGTTGTGATTACATTAAAAAGCGCTAAGCAAACGATGGGCGATGTTTCTGAAACATTAAAACGAGTAGAAAATAAAATTGGCGGCATTACTAAACAGTCAGAACAACTACTCGAAAAGACCAACCAAATCGCACAAGATGCAGAAGTCAAAATGCAAAACTTCGAAAGCTTATCGACTACTGCAAAGGATTTAAACAAAACAACAAATTATATGGACCAATCTTTTAAACAAATTTCGGACAAGGTTGCAAATCCTCCAAAAAAGTATTCAGAACTCATGCAACAGACGAATGCAATTACCGAAGTCGCAGCGCGTCTGTATTATGGATTTAAACGCGAACAAGAAAAGAGGCGATAA
- a CDS encoding DUF948 domain-containing protein, with the protein MGLLEIGVLIIGIAFAVLVLFLIKPIKKLTDVLENLKETTEKLPESFVTITDQTTSVLQEGNKTIENVNDQVKELRPIFEIVGDVGEASQELTNSTLQKTIAFKQRTSEAVEFTNRKQYEGLFGLMSMIYYLSQNKFLKEKISKNK; encoded by the coding sequence ATGGGCTTGTTGGAAATTGGCGTACTTATTATCGGTATAGCATTCGCGGTTCTTGTGCTATTTCTAATAAAACCGATAAAAAAACTGACCGATGTACTGGAGAATTTGAAAGAGACAACAGAAAAATTACCAGAGTCTTTTGTTACGATTACCGACCAAACGACATCTGTTCTGCAAGAAGGAAACAAAACAATTGAAAATGTTAATGATCAAGTTAAAGAATTGAGACCTATCTTTGAAATTGTAGGAGATGTCGGTGAAGCTTCACAAGAGTTAACGAACAGCACGTTACAAAAAACAATTGCATTCAAACAAAGAACATCCGAAGCTGTTGAATTTACGAATCGAAAACAATATGAGGGATTATTTGGATTAATGTCGATGATTTATTATTTGTCGCAAAATAAGTTCCTGAAAGAAAAAATTTCAAAAAACAAATAA